In a single window of the Hippoglossus hippoglossus isolate fHipHip1 chromosome 7, fHipHip1.pri, whole genome shotgun sequence genome:
- the esyt1a gene encoding extended synaptotagmin-1 gives MPASDADPGSVAAAPAPPDQLPGERAVSVLWSFGKCLAALLPVYLAGYYGFSISVVLFVLMIYMGWKHGRLEKMLRLKSAMYLLENETKITTSKVFRTKMDMPPWVNFPDVEKVEWINKTLQQAWPFIGQFLEKLLVETIAPAIRASSMHLQTLSFTKVNIGDKALRVAGVKAHTENDKRQVMLDLYLSYAGDVEVNVEIKKYFCKAGVKGIQLHGMLRVILEPLIGDMPLVGAVTMFFIRRPKLDINWTGLTNLLDIPGLNAMSDTLIMDAIASHLVLPNRLTVPLVADLHVAQLRSPLPRGVVRIHLLEAEDLTAKDTIIKGLIDGKSDPYAVLRVGTQIFTSHHVDNNLNPQWREMYEVIVHEVPGQELEVEVFDKDPDQDDFLGRVKVDLDIVKKARVVEDWFNLKDVPTGSVHLRLEWLSLLSSADRLSEVIQKNQDLTSKTADPPSAAILAIYLDQAYDLPMRKGNKDPSPIVQVSIQDTTKESKTCYGTNRPVWEDAFTFFIQDPRQTDIDFQVKDDDRALSLGSLSIPLTRIMATPDLTMDQWFHLENSDSASRIYIKIVLRVLWLSDDATPTTPSPRPLSSGSGMGQGGIPAELNPMGPGGLAKPPPTRPQHTTPDPEFATEGVLRIHLIEAQNLIAKDNFMGGIVKGKSDPYVKIRVAGITFRSHTIKENLNPLWNELYEVILTQLPGQEIHFELFDKDIDQDDFLGRFKINLRDIISAQLIDLWYTLNDVKSGRVHLMLEWLPRVSDLPRLEQILQYQSQQSYQNKVVPSTAVLFVYVERAHGLPLKKNGKEPKAGAEIILKGVTHKTKICERSTSPRWDEAFHYLVRDPRDEILTVKLSHSSGQTLGSLTLPLREVLLEPGMVLDRWLSLDGVLPESQILLRATLRILDTQLAAGRRDPGDAGNEGTGEFIPRWVPSHLDLRHRSGFSMAGDNANGASQVKLTIAHSPEESRLFITIHSCRALAACSKDGADPYVSFILLPDKKATTKRRTGTKKRDLNPEFNERFDFDFTLEESTQRRLDLSVKNSVSFMSRERDLIGKLQLDLDQIDLKAGVTQWYDLVAEAN, from the exons ATGCCAGCCTCGGACGCAGATCCGGGCTCGGTGGCCGCAGCCCCGGCCCCACCGGACCAGCTCCCCGGCGAGCGCGCGGTCAGTGTGCTGTGGTCGTTTGGGAAATGCCTGGCTGCGCTCCTGCCCGTGTACCTGGCCGGATACTACGGCTTCAGCATCAGCGTGGTCCTGTTCGTGCTGATGATCTACATGGGATGGAAACACGGTCGACTGGAGAAGATGCTCAGGCTCAAATCTGCCATGTACCTTCTGGAGAACGAGACGAAAATCACCACCAGTAAGGTTTTCAGAACCAAAATGGATATGCCACCATGG GTCAACTTTCCAGACGTGGAAAAAGTGGAGTGGATCAataag ACCCTGCAGCAAGCTTGGCCCTTCATAGGCCAGTTtctggagaagctgctggtggAAACCATTGCCCCTGCGATCCGTGCATCTAGTATGCATCTGCAGACTCTCAGCTTCACCAAGGTCAACATAGGAGACAAG GCTCTGAGGGTGGCTGGTGTGAAGGCTCACACGGAAAACGATAAGAGACAAGTTATGCTGGATTTGTACCTGAG CTATGCCGGGGATGTCGAAGTCAACGTTGAAATCAAGAAGTACTTCTGCAAAGCCGGAGTGAAGGGAATCCAG CTCCATGGGATGCTGCGTGTGATCCTGGAGCCTCTGATCGGAGACATGCCGCTGGTTGGAGCCGTCACCATGTTCTTCATTCGCAGGCCT AAACTGGACATCAACTGGACTGGGTTGACCAACCTGCTGGATATCCCTGGACTGAA TGCCATGTCGGACACTTTGATAATGGATGCAATTGCCTCCCACCTGGTGCTCCCCAACCGTCTCACTgtgcccctggtggctgacctGCACGTTGCACAGCTCCGCTCCCCTCTCCCAAGG GGAGTCGTCCGCATTCATCTGCTGGAGGCTGAGGACCTGACTGCCAAGGATACAATCATCAAAGGCTTAATCGATGGGAAATCTGACCCATACGCCGTCCTGCGCGTCGGAACCCAGATCTTCACCTCCCACCACGTGGACAACAACCTGAACCCACAGTGGAGGGAGATGTACGAG gtgatTGTCCATGAAGTACCTGGTCAGGAGTTGGAAGTGGAAGTATTTGACAAAGACCCCGACCAGGATGACTTCCTGGGGAG ggTAAAGGTGGACCTTGATATCGTGAAGAAGGCCCGAGTGGTGGAGGAT tGGTTCAATCTGAAGGACGTCCCAACGGGCAGCGTTCACCTCCGTCTGGAGTGGCTCTCTCTGCTGTCCTCTGCTGACAGACTGAGCGAG GTGATCCAGAAGAACCAGGACCTGACCAGTAAGACGGCTGATCCTCCGTCGGCCGCCATCTTAGCCATCTATCTCGACCAAGCATACGACCTTCCT atgagaaaaggcAATAAGGATCCAAGCCCAATAGTGCAAGTCTCCATTCAGGATACGACTAAAGAGAGCAAG ACTTGTTATGGGACCAACCGCCCTGTGTGGGAGGATGCTTTCACCTTCTTTATTCAGGATCCTCGACAAACAGATATCGACTTTCAA GTCAAAGATGATGACCGCGCTCTGTCCCTCGGCAGTTTGTCCATCCCTCTGACTCGTATTATGGCGACCCCTGACCTCACCATGGACCAGTGGTTCCATCTGGAGAATTCTGATTCAGCCAGTCGCATCTACATCAAAATAGTGTTACGG GTTTTGTGGCTGAGCGACGATGCCACTCCTACAACTCCGTCTCCCCGGCCTTTATCCTCTGGATCCGGGATGGGTCAGGGGGGGATCCCAGCAGAACTGAACCCCATGGGGCCTGGCGGGCTGGCTAAACCTCCACCAACACGACCGCAGCACACCACGCCCGACCCAGAGTTCGCAACTGAG GGAGTGCTGCGTATTCATCTGATCGAGGCCCAAAACCTGATAGCCAAGGACAACTTCATGGGGGGAATAGTGAAGGGGAAGAGTGACCCCTACGTCAAGATCCGTGTGGCAGGCATCACCTTCCGCAGCCACACCATCAAAGAGAACCTCAATCCACTCTGGAATGAGCTCTATGAG GTGATTTTGACGCAGCTTCCTGGTCAGGAGATCCATTTTGAGTTGTTCGACAAGGACATCGATCAGGACGACTTCCTCGGGAG GTTCAAGATTAATCTACGAGATATCATCAGCGCACAACTGATCGATTTG TGGTACACCTTAAATGATGTGAAGTCCGGCCGAGTTCACCTGATGCTGGAGTGGCTGCCCAGAGTCTCTGACCTGCCCAGACTGGAGCAG ATCCTGCAGTACCAGTCGCAGCAGTCGTACCAAAACAAGGTTGTGCCATCCACAGCGGTGCTATTTGTGTATGTGGAGCGTGCCCATGGGCTGCCG TTGAAGAAGAACGGCAAGGAGCCAAAAGCCGGGGCTGAGATTATCCTCAAAGGTGTTACACATAAAACCAAG ATCTGTGAGCGCTCCACGTCTCCTCGATGGGACGAAGCCTTCCATTACCTGGTTCGTGACCCCAGAGACGAAATACTCACAGTCAAG ctCTCCCACAGCTCGGGTCAGACCCTCGGGTCCTTGACTCTTCCTCTCAGGGAGGTGCTGCTGGAGCCGGGCATGGTGCTGGACCGCTGGCTCAGTCTGGATGGAGTTCTACCAGAGAGCCAGATCCTGCTGAGGGCCACACTCAGG ATCTTGGACACTCAGCTGGCGGCGGGTCGCAGGGATCCAGGCGATGCAGGTAATGAGGGCACCGGAGAATTCATCCCCAGATGGGTTCCATCCCACCTCGACCTCAGACACAGAAGTGGATTCTCCAT GGCCGGTGACAATGCAAACGGTGCAAGCCAGGTGAAGCTCACCATAGCCCACTCCCCAGAGGAGAGCCGGCTTTTCATCACCATTCACTCCTGCAG AGCCCTGGCAGCCTGCTCCAAGGACGGCGCCGACCCTTACGTCTCCTTCATCCTGCTGCCGGACAAGAAGGCTACAACCAAGAGGAGAACCGGCACCAAGAAGAGAGATCTCAACCCGGAATTCAACGAAAG GTTTGATTTTGATTTCACTCTGGAGGAGTCCACACAGAGAAGACTGGACCTGTCTGTGAAGAACAGTGTTTCCTTcatgagcagagagagggacctGATCGGCAAG ctgcagctggacttGGACCAAATAGACCTGAAGGCTGGTGTCACACAATg GTACGATTTGGTAGCAGAGGCCAACTAG